The Toxorhynchites rutilus septentrionalis strain SRP chromosome 3, ASM2978413v1, whole genome shotgun sequence genome includes a region encoding these proteins:
- the LOC129776229 gene encoding probable isocitrate dehydrogenase [NAD] subunit alpha, mitochondrial isoform X2 — MAARFISKITSTPFGARGYASGAKKVTLIPGDGIGPEISAAVQRIFEAAHVPIEWESVDVTPVRNPDGKFGIPQSAIDSVNRNKVGLKGPLMTPVGKGHRSLNLALRKELNLYANVRPCRSLEGYKTLYDNVDVITIRENTEGEYSGIEHEIVDGVVQSIKLITEEASSRVAEYAFKYAKDNNRKKVTVVHKANIMRMSDGLFLRCCREMSKKYPEIKFEEKYLDTVCLNMVQDPSKFDVLVMPNLYGDIMSDMCAGLVGGLGLTPSGNMGLNGALFESVHGTAPDIAGKDLANPTALLLSAVMMLRHMELNQQAEKIQNACFETIKEAKYLTGDLGGKAKCSEYTNAICEKIK, encoded by the exons ATGGCAGCTCGTTTCATTAGTAAAAtt ACTTCCACTCCCTTTGGGGCTCGCGGTTATGCTTCTGGCGCAAAGAAGGTAACGCTTATTCCCGGTGACGGAATTGGCCCTGAAATTTCAGCTGCCGTTCAGAGAATTTTCGAAGCCGCACATGTACCAATTGAATGGGAGTCCGTCGATGTCACTCCAGTTAGG AATCCCGATGGAAAGTTTGGCATACCCCAAAGTGCGATCGATTCGGTGAATCGCAACAAAGTTGGTCTGAAGGGACCATTGATGACTCCGGTTGGCAAAGGACATCGTTCTCTTAATTTGGCCCTCCGAAAGGAACTTAATCTCTATGCCAATGTTCGTCCGTGTAGAAGTTTGGAAGG CTATAAAACACTGTATGACAATGTGGATGTTATCACAATTCGTGAAAACACTGAGGGTGAGTACTCTGGTATTGAACACGAAATCGTCGACGGTGTTGTGCAGAGTATCAAATTGATCACCGAGGAAGCATCGTCTCGCGTGGCAGAGTATGCATTCAAATATGCTAAAGATAACAATCGCAAAAAGGTGACCGTTGTGCACAAGGCCAACATTATGCGTATGTCAGATGGCCTGTTTCTTCGATGCTGTCGCGAAATGTCCAAAAAATATCCAGAAATAAAGttcgaagaaaaatatctcgataCAGTGTGCCTAAACATGGTACAAGACCCAAGCAAATTCGATGTTCTA GTCATGCCCAATCTGTATGGTGACATCATGTCCGATATGTGTGCTGGACTTGTCGGTGGACTCGGCCTAACCCCTTCAGGTAACATGGGTCTTAATGGCGCATTGTTCGAATCAGTCCATGGTACCGCTCCAGATATAGCAGGGAAGGATTTAGCTAACCCCACTGCCCTCCTGTTGTCCGCCGTGATGATGTTGAGGCACATGGAGCTTAACCAGCAAGCCGAGAAGATCCAGAACGCTTGCTTCGAAACCATCAAAGAAGCCAAATATCTAACCGGTGATTTGGGCGGCAAAGCCAAATGCTCCGAGTACACCAATGCCATCTGTGagaaaatcaaataa
- the LOC129776229 gene encoding probable isocitrate dehydrogenase [NAD] subunit alpha, mitochondrial isoform X1 encodes MFQNELSVLCRLFNIVCLALGADFEKFIDNFSRKVKDNWVKIYITSSSVQSEQNNSGLIVQTSTPFGARGYASGAKKVTLIPGDGIGPEISAAVQRIFEAAHVPIEWESVDVTPVRNPDGKFGIPQSAIDSVNRNKVGLKGPLMTPVGKGHRSLNLALRKELNLYANVRPCRSLEGYKTLYDNVDVITIRENTEGEYSGIEHEIVDGVVQSIKLITEEASSRVAEYAFKYAKDNNRKKVTVVHKANIMRMSDGLFLRCCREMSKKYPEIKFEEKYLDTVCLNMVQDPSKFDVLVMPNLYGDIMSDMCAGLVGGLGLTPSGNMGLNGALFESVHGTAPDIAGKDLANPTALLLSAVMMLRHMELNQQAEKIQNACFETIKEAKYLTGDLGGKAKCSEYTNAICEKIK; translated from the exons ATGTTCCAAAACGAGTTATCAGTTCTGTGCCGATTATTTAACATTGTGTGTTTAGCG TTGGGAGcggattttgaaaaatttatcgATAATTTTTCGCGAAAAGTGAAGGACAATTGGGTCAAGATTTACATAACCTCGTCTTCtgttcagtcagaacaaaataattcagGGCTAATAGTCCAA ACTTCCACTCCCTTTGGGGCTCGCGGTTATGCTTCTGGCGCAAAGAAGGTAACGCTTATTCCCGGTGACGGAATTGGCCCTGAAATTTCAGCTGCCGTTCAGAGAATTTTCGAAGCCGCACATGTACCAATTGAATGGGAGTCCGTCGATGTCACTCCAGTTAGG AATCCCGATGGAAAGTTTGGCATACCCCAAAGTGCGATCGATTCGGTGAATCGCAACAAAGTTGGTCTGAAGGGACCATTGATGACTCCGGTTGGCAAAGGACATCGTTCTCTTAATTTGGCCCTCCGAAAGGAACTTAATCTCTATGCCAATGTTCGTCCGTGTAGAAGTTTGGAAGG CTATAAAACACTGTATGACAATGTGGATGTTATCACAATTCGTGAAAACACTGAGGGTGAGTACTCTGGTATTGAACACGAAATCGTCGACGGTGTTGTGCAGAGTATCAAATTGATCACCGAGGAAGCATCGTCTCGCGTGGCAGAGTATGCATTCAAATATGCTAAAGATAACAATCGCAAAAAGGTGACCGTTGTGCACAAGGCCAACATTATGCGTATGTCAGATGGCCTGTTTCTTCGATGCTGTCGCGAAATGTCCAAAAAATATCCAGAAATAAAGttcgaagaaaaatatctcgataCAGTGTGCCTAAACATGGTACAAGACCCAAGCAAATTCGATGTTCTA GTCATGCCCAATCTGTATGGTGACATCATGTCCGATATGTGTGCTGGACTTGTCGGTGGACTCGGCCTAACCCCTTCAGGTAACATGGGTCTTAATGGCGCATTGTTCGAATCAGTCCATGGTACCGCTCCAGATATAGCAGGGAAGGATTTAGCTAACCCCACTGCCCTCCTGTTGTCCGCCGTGATGATGTTGAGGCACATGGAGCTTAACCAGCAAGCCGAGAAGATCCAGAACGCTTGCTTCGAAACCATCAAAGAAGCCAAATATCTAACCGGTGATTTGGGCGGCAAAGCCAAATGCTCCGAGTACACCAATGCCATCTGTGagaaaatcaaataa